The Coregonus clupeaformis isolate EN_2021a chromosome 35, ASM2061545v1, whole genome shotgun sequence genome includes the window CATGTTAAAAAAACATCAATTGAAATTAATATTTGATTTACATCTTCTATAGGTGGACCTAAGATGCCAGCATAATACAAGCTCCATTTCAGCCAGAAGTACCAAAAACACTTGTTGTGGTGCAATAATGTACCTCATCCTGAAGAGGGCCATTCATACCCAACAAAGAGAATCAAGGTTAGTAATACAAGTGCAATACAATTTACCCACACTATCATAAGACAAAACAAAGTTATTAAGTAGGCCTAATAGTTATGAAGTTCCTGTTTTCAGAAAGTAGCTTGAAATTCTCTTATTTTTATCCCATTCATTGTAGGTCTGCAGATCCCCATATGAAAGCAGGTTACCTCTTTCATGTCTGTCTACGGAACAACTACAATCACAGTCTGACAAGTGCTGAGGTGCTGAAGAGGAGAGATGTGTCAGCGGACACCATTGAGAAATTGACAAAGCTGTTTGAAATAAGCCACTCTCCTTCATCAGCTCTAAAAACGATCAAATATGAGTTGCAAGTGGAGTATGGAGACAACCATGTGCATGCCTCTGTGGACCGCTCCATTTGCCCCGACCTTCAGTTCTGCTACAAGTCAGTGGCTTGACACACTTGAACTTCTGATTCATAAAGTGTATTTAAATGCTATCACCAGAAATAGTATGCTTTAGGTGTGTTCCTCATTTGTCCATTACAAATTGTACATCGCATGTAGAGAAGAGGATTGATGATTCTAACAAGCATCTGGATAACTGCAATGAAGAAGAATGTTCACCAGAATGCTATGTTTTCGGTATGTTCCTCAATAACTGAATAAATCAAAAATGTCGCAACATTATCCCTGACAGGCAATATAGAAGACTAACAATCTGGTTGTTTGATAGTTGTAATTCTCTCCTCCTTCATTAGACTGTGGTAGCGTGTCTTAGGACACCGTTGAAATCGAGTGTGCTCCAGCTTCTGATGTAAACGGCTCAGGTAAATCTACAATGTCACAACAACATATCTGATATCAAGTGAAGGGCTCCAATTGAAGACTGTATACCTATAACTCATTTGGTAATCTGAATGATGGTTGTAATTCTAAAACTATGGCTGTAATGGAAGAGTGGATGGAGATCTTTGAAGACCTCAAAAAGAAGATGAGGGAGGATCCTGTGAGTTTCAGGCCTGCAGTAGAATCCTTCGTTTCCAGCTTCAAGAAGATGAAAACAGACTGAACTCATAGCCGCACCATCAAACTTTGGCAAAACCAACCCTGGACCAACAGCAAAGTTTCGCCGGGGACGGGCACGCCCCGCAAAGAGCTCCATAGGAGAGCATGGACATGGCACATGTAGCTGGAACAGGAAGGCAACCCATTCAATGTCTCAGTGTATGGAATAACACATGGACATTGGGAGTACTACACAAAAAAAGCAAGTCAACATCAGTGGCCCCCTGTGCCCATCATCCACCTGCGTACCATCTGTGTCCTCCAGTGCACTAGCGCTCTGCCCTCAAACACCACCCATCTGCCTGCCAGCTCTAGGTATCCTCCGCCTTAAACACAACCAGTGGCTATTTCAATGCATTGTGGCCGCTCCAACACCAGACCCAGTGGCTATTTCAATGTATAGCATTCTTGCATTTTGGTTTTACGTTCATTCAATGTAAGACGTTTCTGCAATTCCATGTTGAAGGACCAGCAGCAGTTGTAGGCCTACAGGCCTATACAATCACTGAACCAAAACAGTAGTTGTCATGACTTTGCTGAGTCTTAAATATAAAAAGCATTTATTTTTGTATATACTGGTATATGTTGTTCATCAAGTTGTGTCCTTTTTATGTTGAACAAATGCAAGAATAGCATTCTAATGATGGGTTGTAACAGCCACACAATTACATGTTTTATTAAATGTTTATTTgtacatttaaaaatatatatcatatGTAATATATCCTCATGAGAACCAGCAAAAAAATACGTTATTTTTGATTACATCACATTAATGTTTGGGGTGAAATAATTCGGACTTGGTTAGTAAATGTGTACAGTAAAAAACAGTTAGCACACCCTGATGTCCACTACATTAGACATTTATAAACAAGCTCTTATTTAGCTCTTACTTAATGTGAAGAAATTATTACACTTTTTGTTTTACTCCCCAATCTATTCCTGAGATTTTTCCTCACTAAAAACAATTCTTATATCAAActcacaaaaaaatataattaCACATAAATTCGTTTTACCATGTGGTAATTGCGATTGGCAGCCAATTTGAAGAACCAGTAAGAGAAAGTTACCAATGTCACATCCCTGACACACACGTGATATCATTGAAAAGCCCAGAAACTCTCAAAGGTACAggactgaacacagtaaaatgtATGACGTCAATGATACGGACCAAGAACCAATGTCCATTAGTGTGGACAAAAATGAATTGCTGGGTCTCAGGAGAAAGAGACATGTCgttgggggacttttattttgaagttgTGTTACACATGACCTTTTCACACGGATCGTGCAATCCGGGTTCCTTGGAACGTCCCTACCCTAAAACCACAGATATAACAATACACATCTTTGCTaaaaccctaacattaacccctaacccttacctaaccttacCCTTACCTACATTTCAAGTTCCAACGATCCCGGATAGtactttttttcttttcttaccCAGGTTGTCATGGTGACGACGTGTGTTTGAGGAAGGGGACACGGACTTGCAGCAAGAGCGTCAGGCAACAGCACAAACAACATACCAACAACAACGTCCAGATATTTAGATTGTTCATCAAAAtaatactagctagctaacctaaaGCTCAGGTAAGTTCACCATCTCGCTTTCAATGAAAGAATGTAGTCTATAAAGGTTCCTATCTGGCAACATAGTTGGAGGAGTTGATTCTCCAAGCAGTTCTGAGACGTATAGCCTGAAGACCCAGCGATGTTGAATTGGATAGAATTTTATGTCTGGTATAAATAAGTGTTTGAATCAGGAACATTTCCTCTCAAGACCTCTTCAagacagaatgttgaataaaatattATTTCACTTACTTTACCGGTTGTGCGCTTGGTCCTTTTGCATGTAGGAATGTAAGACATCCACAGAAATGTATATTTAAATCAACTTTTCAAAGCCCTGGTAAGTTAGTCCAttcagatttctatcacctgaagcaCGTGCACAAGATGAAAATACATGCACGGGACGCATTCATTCTTGCCAAGCTCGTGCACGTGTTTACCCACAAGGCAATCACTGGTTGATTCAAccgttgtttccacataatttcaataaAATTACATTGAACTAACGTGGAATAGATGTGAATTGACTTGATATCTGTGTCCAGTGGGTGCATGGTTCTGcatgcttcaggtgatagaaatctgaaGTCATTACCAGCGCATTGAAAAGTTGATTTAATTATAatttcctgtggatatattgtctcacattcctaccTGCAGAAAGACCGCATGGATAACCGGTAAAGTAAGTTAAAATATCATTTTTTCCCAAACAAATATATGGCATTAATCTCAGACTGAACCCGAGGTACAGTGTCACAGTCTGATTGTCAGGCAATTCTGAGTACAGTGTCTGTGTCACAGAACTAAAAAGAGATTCCATAGGTTCACTGGTCGTGGCTTGTCTCACAGGATGGATGACTCTGCTGAGGTTATAAACTTCTCAGCGCTGGAGCGGGAGTTGCAGTCTGCTGTTGAAGCAGACAAGAAATATCAAAGAGAAAATGATGCAAAGTTTCGTGCTCTACACCAGAAGGTTGGAACTTATGAGGAGTTTAGGTGAGATGGCTAGGTTTATTCTCTTTTAATGTAATATCCTGCGCACTGTTGTTACAGAAATTAATAGACAacaaatgtactgtatgttttttCATCATTAAAAATGATGTCCCATTAGAAATGAAATGTTGTCTTGAAACAATGAAGTCCAGACAGCAGACAGTTTTATGGTTTGTTTTGACCTTCAAACCTCTCAGAGACATAGTCCTGGCATCCCACCTGAAACCACTGGACAGGAAGGATAAAGCTGGAGCTCCTCGCAAACAGCCCTGGAATGCCCTCGCCTCCACTGTCAAAGGACAGAACCAGACTAGCTGTGATGAAATAGGCCTAAAGGTTAGACTTCTGCCACcacacaccaacacaaacctCTCCATTCTAATATCAGTGTTCTCCCCAAAAAATGTAAGAGTGGTGCTGCGCCACCTTGTGGACTGGCTGCGCCACTATGTAATTGAATTATATGTGTTATAATTTAAGGCCAGGCATCACACCATaatcgtttttttttttctctagaTTGCCGTACTCAGCAGCACCACCTTGTTAAAAATCCTGGGGAAAACCCTGGATATGGACTCCTAGTTTTATATTAGACAACTTGTATTCATAGTATATGGCAGGGATGTTACCAAACAGGCATGCAAAGCATATTAACAGTCTCATTAAATTGGTAATTGACACACAATGTCTCCCAAATGTTATTTTAAGCCTCAGTTGTCAGAGTTCCAGCCCAAGACAGCGTCAGAGTTCAGCCGGGACTGGCGCAGGTTCAGCAGTGAAAACCCAGAGGATAAATACAGCCTCCTGCTCTCCCTAGGTGGAGAAGGCCTTCGGGACATCTTCAGGGCTGAAGTGGGGTTCGGCCTACTGGGGGAGTTCCTTGTGTTCCTATCCAGGGGTCTCCAGCCAGGGGATGAGGCTACGGTGATAGGGGTCCTGGAGGGGCTGTCCAAGACCCCCAGGTTTGGCCTCAATATGTCCTTCCTGAGCCGGGCTGAGAGGGAGGCATGTGGAGAGCTGTTTCAGAACCTGAGGAAAGCATCAGCAGCAGGGAATAGCAGTGTCAGAGGACCTGAAGATGATGTCATTGTCCATGGAAGTAATGTGGAAGAGATTAAAGAGGCACAAGATGATGAGGCAGAGACTCTGTGTCCAGGACCAGGACAGACCAGTGAGGCTGCCGGAGGAAGCAGTGATACTGAAACTTTAAATGGTATAATGCAGTTGTATGGGGTTCAAACTGTCTCTCCTCCTCAGTAAGAAACATTACACAAACCCATATTGGACTTATTGTTTTCAGAAATAACAATGACTGTTACTATACATTATAGAGCTTTATGTGGTTGCAAAAACTTTAAtatcatttgtttgtttgttctttATTCTG containing:
- the LOC121550658 gene encoding coiled-coil domain-containing protein 103, encoding MDDSAEVINFSALERELQSAVEADKKYQRENDAKFRALHQKVGTYEEFRDIVLASHLKPLDRKDKAGAPRKQPWNALASTVKGQNQTSCDEIGLKPQLSEFQPKTASEFSRDWRRFSSENPEDKYSLLLSLGGEGLRDIFRAEVGFGLLGEFLVFLSRGLQPGDEATVIGVLEGLSKTPRFGLNMSFLSRAEREACGELFQNLRKASAAGNSSVRGPEDDVIVHGSNVEEIKEAQDDEAETLCPGPGQTSEAAGGSSDTETLNGIMQLYGVQTVSPPQ